A genomic stretch from Erigeron canadensis isolate Cc75 chromosome 9, C_canadensis_v1, whole genome shotgun sequence includes:
- the LOC122583748 gene encoding probable receptor-like protein kinase At5g59700: protein MTSTITTLKHLQISLEEVVKATNNFDEEYVIGGGGFGKVYRGQLLVSGEMVDIAARRLDPKHRGGGVEFWTEISVLSGLEHENIFSLIGFCDENGEKIIINKDEATKGSLSMYLSDPTTLTWIQRLNICVGVARALRYIHSGEGRGSSVIHRNINSYTVLLDAKFEAKLSGFEYSIKQSVNRMDRVVLSEAVGTKGYMDPSIVKTRGVSHKSDIYSFGVVLCEILCGRKAFIPNHVDNRFLAPLFIFHYENKSLNNIIHPDLRHQMTRRSLTRLYEVAYSCLKEDRVQRPKMNDIVIELEKAFELQQPLENLIQNMEHLKIPLGDIMLATDNFSEDYRIGYDDFCNLYIAEIENFEEENPSIKEGRSKDELPRRRNTILIKRILLSEDDSETGEEMFYTEIKMLDVCKHPGIVKLIGFSNEGSEMILVVEQHCNGILLSYWNNTDMRQVLTWEKRLKICLDVANALNYLHTEMEDQKTIIHRDIRSYNIALDENFGAKIIDFRRSVFLPPNDDYILHNIIYGTRYYIDPEYKETTKLKRESDVYNFGVVLIEFLCGKSASDPIYLKDGEQGMAIMARRCFREGTPMEMIDPILKGESCENSVIPQRGPKKVSLEKFVKIAHQCIAQTQDQRPTMKVVIRELQKALFFQETHLDVVHVADAVEESIELNLSRENSVMSFIF from the exons ATGACATCCACAATCACAACTCTTAAACACTTACAAATTTCATTAGAAGAGGTTGTGAAGGCCACCAACAACTTTGATGAGGAATATGTCATCGGAGGTGGTGGTTTCGGAAAGGTTTATAGAGGACAACTCTTGGTGTCTGGGGAGATGGTGGATATTGCTGCTCGGAGACTAGATCCAAAGCATAGAGGGGGAGGCGTCGAGTTCTGGACCGAGATTTCAGTGCTTTCTGGTCTAGAGCATGAGAATATATTTTCTCTGATTGGGTTTTGTGATGAGAATGGGGAAAAGATCATTATAAACAAGGATGAGGCCACCAAGGGAAGTCTGTCGATGTATCTTAGTGACCCAACAACCCTCACATGGATTCAAAGACTGAATATATGTGTTGGAGTTGCGCGTGCATTAAGATACATCCATAGCGGTGAGGGGCGAGGTTCTAGTGTCATACACCGTAATATCAACAGCTACACAGTGTTATTAGATGCTAAATTTGAAGCCAAGTTATCTGGTTTCGAATATTCTATCAAACAATCGGTAAACCGAATGGACCGGGTTGTCCTTTCAGAAGCTGTTGGCACAAAAGGGTATATGGACCCATCAATTGTAAAGACCAGAGGTGTAAGTCATAAGTCAGATATCTACTCATTTGGAGTGGTTTTATGTGAAATATTATGTGGGAGGAAAGCTTTTATTCCAAATCATGTAGATAATAGATTTTTAGCTCCATTGTTTATATTTCACTATGAAAACAAATCACTGAATAATATTATCCATCCTGATCTACGGCATCAAATGACCAGGCGATCACTCACCAGGTTATACGAAGTAGCGTATTCTTGCTTAAAGGAGGACAGAGTACAACGTCCAAAAATGAACGATATTGTCATTGAACTTGAGAAAGCATTTGAACTTCAGCAGCCACTTGAAAATTTG ATACAGAACATGGAACACTTGAAGATTCCACTCGGTGATATAATGTTGGCCACCGATAACTTTTCCGAGGATTACCGCATAGGGTATGACGACTTCTGTAACTTATACATAGCGGAAATCGAGAATTTTGAGGAGGAAAATCCATCCATCAAAGAAGGGAGGAGTAAAGATGAACTACCCAGGAGACGCAACACTATCCTTATAAAACGCATCCTCCTAAGTGAAGACGACTCCGAGACAGGAGAAGAAATGTTCTATACGGAAATTAAAATGCTTGACGTTTGCAAGCATCCAGGCATAGTCAAACTAATTGGATTCTCTAATGAAGGTTCCGAGATGATCCTTGTCGTTGAGCAACATTGTAATGGAATCCTTCTAAGTTATTGGAATAACACTGACATGAGGCAAGTTCTTACATGGGAAAAACGTTTGAAAATCTGCCTCGATGTTGCAAATGCATTGAATTACCTTCATACTGAGATGGAGGACCAAAAGACGATAATACACCGTGATATTAGGAGCTACAACATAGCATTGGACGAGAATTTTGGGGCAAAAATTATTGACTTTCGACGCTCGGTATTCCTCCCTCCAAATGATGACTATATCTTACACAATATTATTTACGGAACTCGATATTATATTGATCCAGAGTATAAAGAGACTACTAAGCTGAAAAGAGAATCAGATGTATATAATTTTGGAGTAGTTTTGATTGAATTCCTATGTGGGAAGTCAGCCTCTGACCCGATATACCTTAAGGACGGCGAGCAAGGGATGGCGATTATGGCACGACGATGCTTCCGGGAGGGAACACCAATGGAAATGATAGATCCAATATTGAAGGGAGAAAGTTGTGAAAACAGTGTTATTCCACAAAGAGGACCCAAAAAAGTTTCTTTGGAGAAGTTTGTAAAAATTGCACACCAGTGCATAGCCCAGACTCAAGACCAACGTCCAACAATGAAAGTAGTCATTCGGGAGCTTCAAAAAGCACTATTCTTCCAG GAAACGCACTTAGATGTGGTGCATGTTgctgatgcagttgaggaatcGATAGAACTGAACTTGTCACGTGAAAATTCGGTAATGtcctttattttttag
- the LOC122583746 gene encoding probable serine/threonine-protein kinase PBL25, translating to MSYREPVEHLSIRLEDIKLATKNFDEKNFISGGGFGRVYKGELVHSGRRVMVAVKRLDRTGGQGEAQFWNEISILSDYKHENIIKLLGFSDEGDEKLLVYEYLPMQSLNMHLSSGKLSWVDRLNVCIGVARGLKHLHTHTPSVTKQFVLHSDIKSYNILLDTKWNAKISDFGLSRVVPVVVEHNATSFHFNTVEGTKGYCDPAYINSGCLTKENDVYSFGVLLFEMFLTILIIPRSTDGIQYLEGGEDEFSGTITSTEKQPLLQQQTCSFFEEGGDANGRWN from the exons ATGTCTTATCGAGAACCTGTTGAACACCTCAGTATCCGGCTTGAAGATATAAAATTAGCCACCAAAAACTTTGATGAAAAAAACTTCATCAGTGGAGGTGGATTCGGGAGAGTTTACAAAGGCGAACTTGTCCACTCTGGACGGCGGGTTATGGTTGCTGTGAAGCGCCTAGACCGAACTGGTGGTCAAGGAGAGGCTCAATTTTGGAATGAGATCTCAATTCTTTCCGATTATAAACACGAAAACATAATCAAATTGTTGGGTTTTTCAGACGAGGGTGATGAGAAACTGCTTGTGTACGAGTATCTACCCATGCAAAGCCTCAACATGCATCTTAGTAGCGGTAAACTTTCATGGGTTGACCGCCTCAACGTATGCATTGGGGTCGCTCGTGGTCTTAAGCATCTTCACACTCACACACCTAGTGTGACCAAACAATTCGTGTTACATAGCGATATCAAAAGTTACAATATATTACTTGATACAAAATGGAATGCCAAAATATCAGATTTTGGTCTTTCCCGTGTTGTACCAGTCGTTGTCGAACACAATGCtacatcatttcatttcaatacTGTGGAAGGCACGAAAGGTTATTGTGATCCAGCTTATATTAATTCAGGGTGCTTGACGAAAGAAAACGACGTCTACTCCTTTGGAGTATTGCTCTTTGAGATG TTCCTGACAATTCTTATAATTCCACGTTCGACAGATGGGATACAGTACCTGGAAGGAGGGGAAGATGAATTTTCAGGCACTATCACCTCTACTGAAAAACAACCATTACTACAACAGCAAACTTGCTCGTTTTTCGAGGAAGGTGGGGACGCTAATGGAAGGTGGAATTAA
- the LOC122583744 gene encoding putative serine/threonine-protein kinase receptor yields the protein MASTIITTLKHLQIPLEEVVKATNNFDEDNVIGGGDFGKVYRGQLSVSGEMVNIAARRLDPKHRGGGVEFWTEISVLSSLKHENILSLIGFCDENGEKIIINKDEATKGSLSMYLSDPTTLTWIQRLNICVGVARALRYIHNGEGRGYSVIHRNINSSTILLDDNWEAKLSGFEYSIKQSVTRMDLVVLSEAIGTTGYMDPSIVKTGGVSQKSDIFSFGVVLCEILCGRKAFIPDVGVDDRLLAPLFVSHYDKRSLNDIMLPDHMTEASLIGFSNAAYSCLKEDRAQRPKMNDIVIELQKALEFQQQLEYMRKNLGPLKIPFRTIMLATKNFSGAYYIGCNNYCTAYFMDIEIPSDMSRRNRVLTKRYLPGEDGVGEELFFTDMKVLNICNHPNIAKLHGFCVEGSERILILKNYNYGLDSYLSNDFLRSKFTWGKRLKVCLDVANALNYIHNDMKDQMTIINMCIASDNIVVDNREAKIGNFCEAVILPPNQDETFHMYCVGNPYYMDPEYKHSGKLKKESDVYCFGVVLFEVLCGRLANDPIYLKKGEQGLAIMGRRCFQEGTLLIEMIDPTLKEEGVENNSTIKRGVNKDSVEKFIKIAHQCIAKTQNQRPTMKVVVKELEEALFLQVTL from the exons ATGGCATCCACAATAATCACAACGCTTAAACACTTACAAATCCCACTAGAAGAGGTTGTAAAGGCCACCAACAACTTTGATGAAGACAATGTCATCGGAGGTGGTGATTTCGGGAAGGTTTATAGAGGACAACTCTCGGTGTCCGGGGAGATGGTGAACATTGCTGCTCGCAGACTAGATCCAAAGCATAGAGGGGGAGGTGTTGAGTTCTGGACAGAGATTTCTGTTCTTTCTAGCCTCAAGCATGAGAATATATTGTCTCTGATTGGGTTTTGTGATGAGAATGGTGAAAAGATCATTATAAACAAGGATGAGGCCACCAAGGGAAGTCTCTCCATGTATCTTAGTGACCCAACAACCCTCACATGGATTCAGAGACTGAATATATGTGTTGGCGTTGCGCGTGCATTGAGATACATCCATAACGGTGAGGGGCGGGGTTATAGTGTCATACACCGTAACATCAACAGCTCCACAATCCTATTAGACGATAACTGGGAGGCCAAGTTATCAGGTTTCGAATATTCCATCAAACAATCGGTAACACGCATGGACCTGGTTGTCCTTTCAGAAGCTATTGGCACAACCGGGTATATGGACCCATCAATTGTAAAGACGGGAGGTGTAAGTCAAAAGTCAGACATTTTCTCGTTTGGAGTAGTTTTATGTGAAATATTGTGCGGGAGGAAAGCATTTATTCCAGATGTGGGTGTGGACGATAGATTGTTAGCTCCATTGTTCGTATCTCACTATGACAAGAGATCACTGAATGATATAATGCTTCCAGATCATATGACCGAGGCATCACTCATCGGGTTCTCCAACGCAGCTTATTCTTGCTTGAAGGAGGACAGGGCACAACGTCCGAAAATGAACGATATTGTCATTGAGCTTCAGAAAGCATTGGAATTTCAACAGCAACTTGAATATATG AGAAAGAACTTGGGACCGTTGAAGATTCCATTCCGTACAATAATGTTGGCCACCAAAAACTTTTCTGGGGCATACTATATAGGTTGTAACAACTACTGTACGGCATACTTTATGGATATAGAAATACCAAGTGATATGTCTCGTCGCAACAGAGTACTTACAAAACGCTACCTCCCTGGAGAAGATGGCGTCGGAGAAGAACTGTTCTTTACGGATATGAAAGTGCTTAACATATGCAACCATCCGAACATAGCCAAATTACATGGATTTTGTGTTGAAGGTTCTGAAAGGATCCTTATCCTGAAGAATTATAATTACGGCCTTGATTCTTATTTGTCCAATGACTTCTTGAGGTCTAAATTTACTTGGGGGAAACGTTTAAAAGTTTGCCTCGATGTTGCAAATGCATTAAATTACATTCATAACGATATGAAGGATCAAATGACGATTATAAACATGTGTATAGCGAGCGACAACATCGTGGTCGACAATAGGGAGGCAAAGATTGGTAACTTTTGTGAGGCGGTAATCCTGCCTCCGAATCAAGACGAAACTTTTCATATGTATTGTGTTGGCAATCCTTATTACATGGATCCAGAATATAAGCACAGTGGTAAGTTGAAAAAAGAATCAGATGTATATTGTTTTGGAGTAGTTTTATTTGAAGTTCTATGTGGGAGGTTAGCCAATGACCCGATATACCTTAAGAAGGGTGAGCAAGGGCTGGCGATTATGGGACGGCGATGCTTCCAAGAGGGGACATTACTAATAGAAATGATAGATCCAACATTAAAAGAGGAAGGTGTTGAAAACAACTCCACTATAAAAAGAGGAGTCAACAAAGATTCCGTGgagaaatttataaaaattgcaCACCAGTGCATAGCAAAAACCCAAAACCAACGCCCAACAATGAAAGTGGTCGTCAAGGAGCTTGAAGAAGCCTTGTTCTTACAGGTAACACTATAG
- the LOC122583745 gene encoding probable receptor-like protein kinase At2g39360, whose amino-acid sequence MDNHIRSDMYYTLYRAQLEHFDEEILSIKEGKNKDELPMRRSTVVIKRFPLREASMREEKFFTEMKMLAACKHPNIIKLLGICDEGSEMILVTENFSNGYLYECWKDLHGNKRQILTWEKRLKICLDVASALNYLCTEMENEETLRRYCISNFFIALDENWEAKLCDFVLSNQDDNTPCPCPECSGTTDPFLDQVYTCGHLFFEVLFGTLLTDPIFLKDGKHIRLVYLAQRCFEDDVLKEIVEMMDPMLKKEGGENCFNLRRGPNKYSLKKFVKLAFQCIAKTQDQRPTMKVVIEELQEALLYQENNMDELIISLHDIRLATENFHGDNCIGGGGFGKVYKAQLPQGDGFNTIVAKRLDSRHGQGELQFRAELQILFEYKHENIIPFVGYCDEKNEQIIVYEYASRGSLDRYLKDARLTWMKRLKICIDVATALAFLQGGAGKQAIVIHRDIKTQNILLNDEWDAKLADFGLSLISPINQETDYVIDHACGTRGYLDPLYLKSGFLTKESDIYSFGVVLFEIMCGTSTFEIRKHKGQYLPGFIKESFEKGKHDDLVFEALKEQIVPEALTTFQKIAYRCLHDDREKRPTAKEVLQQLKEAREFQISGSIEAAANHMEVQLNI is encoded by the exons ATGGACAACCATATACGGTCTGACATGTACTATACCTTATATAGAGCACAACTCGAGcattttgatgaagaaattcTTTCCATCaaagaaggaaaaaataaagatgaaCTACCCATGAGACGCAGCACTGTAGTTATAAAACGATTCCCCCTAAGAGAAGCCAGCATGAGAGAAGAAAAGTTCTTTACAGAAATGAAAATGCTTGCCGCTTGCAAGCATCCAAACATAATAAAACTACTTGGTATTTGTGATGAAGGTTCTGAGATGATCCTTGTTACTGAGAATTTTTCTAATGGATACCTTTATGAGTGTTGGAAAGATTTACACGGCAACAAGAGGCAAATTCTTACTTGGGAAAAACGTTTAAAAATCTGCTTGGATGTTGCAAGTGCATTGAATTACCTTTGTACTGAGATGGAGAATGAAGAAACGCTGAGACGCTATTGTATTAGTAACTTCTTCATTGCTTTAGACGAGAATTGGGAGGCAAAACTTTGTGACTTCGTGCTGTCGAATCAAGATGACAACACTCCCTGTCCCTGTCCCGAATGTTCAGGCACTACTGATCCATTCTTAGATCAAGTATATACATGTGGACACCTATTCTTTGAAGTTCTGTTTGGGACGTTACTTACTGACCCAATATTCCTTAAGGACGGTAAGCACATCAGGCTGGTATATTTGGCACAACGATGCTTTGAAGATGATGTACTAAAGGAAATAGTGGAAATGATGGATCCTATGTTAAAGAAAGAAGGTGGTGAAAATTGCTTTAATCTAAGAAGAGGACCCAACAAATATTCTTTGAAGAAATTTGTAAAACTTGCATTCCAGTGCATAGCCAAGACTCAAGACCAACGTCCAACAATGAAGGTGGTAATCGAGGAGCTTCAGGAGGCCTTATTGTATCAG GAAAACAACATGGACGAACTCATCATTTCACTTCATGACATTCGACTGGCGACGGAAAACTTTCATGGTGACAATTGCATTGGTGGAGGAGGATTCGGGAAAGTTTATAAAGCACAACTTCCACAAGGTGATGGGTTCAATACCATTGTTGCAAAGCGATTAGATTCAAGGCATGGTCAAGGGGAACTACAATTTAGGGCCGAGCTCCAAATTCTTTTCGAGTATAAGCATGAGAATATCATCCCTTTTGTGGGATATTGTGATGAAAAGAATGAACAAATAATTGTTTATGAGTATGCCTCTCGAGGGAGCCTTGATAGGTATCTGAAAGATGCGCGTCTTACATGGATGAAACGCCTTAAGATATGTATTGATGTTGCCACTGCATTGGCTTTCCTCCAAGGAGGTGCCGGAAAACAAGCAATAGTGATACATAGGGACATCAAAACTCAAAACATTCTACTAAATGATGAGTGGGATGCAAAACTTGCTGATTTTGGGCTTTCCTTGATAAGTCCAATTAATCAGGAAACAGACTATGTTATTGATCATGCATGTGGCACACGAGGCTACTTGGACCCCCTTTACTTAAAATCAGGTTTCTTAACCAAAGAATCTGATATTTATTCATTTGGGGTGGTTTTGTTTGAGATCATGTGTGGCACATCAACGTTTGAGATCCGTAAACATAAAGGTCAGTATCTACCAGGTTTCATCAAAGAGAGctttgaaaaaggaaaacatgATGACTTGGTATTTGAGGCTCTAAAGGAACAAATCGTGCCAGAAGCATTGACTACATTCCAAAAGATTGCCTACCGGTGCTTACATGACGATAGAGAAAAACGACCAACAGCAAAAGAAGTTCTACAACAACTTAAGGAGGCCCGAGAATTCCAA ATCTCTGGATCAATTGAGGCAGCTGCTAATCATATGGAAGTTCAACTCAACATTTGA